Within Acomys russatus chromosome 7, mAcoRus1.1, whole genome shotgun sequence, the genomic segment GAGACTTGTACCTgacaccctcctccctcctcatcccaTGGCCAGTGCTCTGGCCAGCTAGGTGCCCCAGGGACGTCATGATGCagacaaatacatttatatttttaagaaaaagctagccttcccccacctccctcactggggtggggagggtcctGTGTGCACTCTTAGCACGTAGGGGAACCCATCCGCCCACCGCCTCCGTCAACACAATCCTGAATAAATCTTGAGAACCCAGGAGCCAGCTGTTGTGGCGGACAAAGCAGCTACTGGCTCTGACTCAAAGCTGCAGCTCAAGCGGTGTGCTGCTACTTAGGGGCAGGAGTAACTCAAAGTGCTGTCAGACGGAAGGGGCAAAGGTCTAGAGGAAAGCGATGCCTTTATTGCATAGACCTTTTCAATTGCTGTTTAGACTAGTGACAGGGACAAGAAGACACAGAACATGAAAAGTGACTCTCCCCACCGGCGAGGGGAAGATCATTAGTGCAAATCTGGGGACTGCCTTGGGGAACCTGCCCCTCAAGGGCTGATTGACCAATCAAGTTGAGGCACCAGAGGAGGCAAGAAGCAGCCCTGGCGGGCCGTGAGCTGAACCCTTGCTAGCTCATACATTCCAGGCCCCGTCATTGGGCATCAAGGAAGGCAGGCCCCACCCTCAAGCCACTGAGTCTTCTGGGAATTGGACCAGAAGCAATCTCCACTCTTGCGGTTATGAGTCAGGGCCCTGCTTCTGCATAAGAGATAGGCCCCAGCCTATCATCACCTCAGCCTGCTTCAGGCTTTAGGTTCTTGGCCTTTGACCCGCAGGCCCGGTGAGCAGTGTGGCAAGCCTGGGATGCACCTGCGCCTGCATCGGCCCATACTCCACTAACTCCCCATCGACAGTAAGTAGGCCACGAGGTGTGAGAGGCTCGAGGCGGAAGGCCCGAGCTGCAGCGTAGCCCAGGTGCGGGCAGCCCAGGCTGAAATGGTTCCCATGCTCCATGGCCAGCAGAATCCGTAGAAGTGCAGCTCGTGAGATGCCGCTGCGCACCCAGCACAGGTGCACTAAGCCGTCATCAAAGCGTGCGTGGGGGGCCGCCACCAGATCTGCACAGATGTGGCTGGGCAAGATGGCCAGCAAGAGTACAAATTCCCCCTCTATTGTCACCCAGTCTTGGGGCAGTGGAGAGCCCAGGGGAGGGAGCAGATGGTCAGCTGGGCCCCAGGTAGAGGCTTCTGGAGCATTGAGGGTGGGAGATGGGGACCCCGAGGATGCTGCCTTTTCTGGGGGCCCTTCAGTGATGGGTGAAAGCTGAGCTGTTTTGGGAGAGTTGGGAGATGAGGGCAGCAGTGGGTCTGGGGATAGAGGCGCATCTCCAGCTCCCACCCAGTCCCCAGTCAGCTCAGGGCCACCACCATTGAGGGTAGGGAGGGGCTCAGGGGAGCCAGGGGAGGCCAAGGagggcaagggcaggggcaggtCAGACACTGACCGATGTAGAGGTGAGTGGGTGACGGCCGGGGCTGGGACTGGGGCCAAGGCTAGTTCTGACTTGGCTCGGGGCAGGCTGTGGCCTGGGATGGGCAAGGCTGGTTCCGTGGTAGCGGGGAGGTAGGAGAGGCGCCCACGGTAGGTATGCAGTGTGGCCAGGCCTAGCACTGCACCCACTGTGAATCTAGCCctgcccagagccctgaagcgcTCACTGTGGATGTCCACGTCTGACAGGAAACCCCAGGCCACtgacaggaaggaaaaacagCGGGATCCTGAGGCTAGCGTCACCGAGAGCAGGTCCAGAGGTTGGCTACCACCCCGGCAGAGAAGCAGCGAGCAGTTGAGCAACAGGTCAACACCGACAGCCGGCTCAAACCTTCACAGCCAGAGACGGGTGTTACAGTGGGAAAGGAGGATGGGGAGTGAGACACACAAGacaaggatgggggggggggggcagcagtggcaccagaGAGCGTATCCCCAGCCCCGCATAAGCACCCCTGACTGAAGGCCTGCTGGGCCAGGCACAGATGGGGCCCCGCAGCGCTGAAGGCTCATGCCTCTCTTCAGCAGGGATCCCTGGCTGGCTCAACACAAGCAGTGACATACCCGCCGTAATGGTTGACTGCCCCAGCTAGGGCATTGCCGGAACCACAGGGGAGGACCCCAATGGGCATGCGCACGGCGTCTTCCCAATCTGGGCGATCAAGGAGCCCATTCAGCACCTGCAGTTGGGACAGGGCTGCCTGGGTCCTGGCCCCACTCCTCGGTCCCCCCCAGGCAGGGTTAGGGTGTCTGTGGCCCTACCTCATAGAGCAGCCCATCTCCCGAGACAGTGACAATGCCTCCCCACTCCTTCAGGTTCAAGCCCTGCACCAGCTCACGGGCATGGTTTGGTCGTTCTAAGGGGCCAAATCAAAAGGTTAGCCAGGAAGCCGCCTCTCACGTCCTCTCAcgtcctcccactcctcccccagtAGCTCCCACCTGTCTGTATGAGGTTGAAGGACAGCCCAGCCTCGGAGATCATGGGCACCACGTGTTCCATACAGTGCTGCCAGGCCACACGACGCCCGCCAAAAGGATTGACCAATATGAGCAGCCTGGACCTCCGGGGCAGCAGTTGAGGGGTGATTTCTGAAGGGGATggatgggagaaaggaagggagggctgACTCTTCTAGAAGGGTATTCTGTGAATGGGCCCCAAGGAGATTTGATAAAGGGCAGGTACCCAGGGCCTACTGGGAGTTTCTCACTCCCTGCTGTCACCTGGCCAATGAGGTcagaccagtttttttttttttttccctcacaggtGCTAAGACAAAGGGTTGGTTGTAGAAGGGCACCTGTGCCCTGTAAACCTGTGTGTGGCAGGTGGGGAAAGAAGCCATGATCCCTGCACACCCATCAGGCTCCTGTACTTTTCTGTGAGGCTCATACAGGAGACGGGGGCCCTGGGTGAGGGAGGTTCTGCTggaaagctgcctgcctctggggaGAATGGAGCTACAGGCCACCTCTGAGCTGCTTGAAGGTCCTGAAGACCTGTGCGGTACCTCTTCCATTCTTAGCCTCCTGCTGCCACATGCCTAGGAGTCTGTTACTCCTCTGTCTGGATCATTTTCCAGAGAGGGACAGACAATATAGCCAAGGGCAGAGGCGCTCACTTGGCTTGCTTTTCtgaaacagactcagaaagacagaaacgTCCACGTGGCTTTGGCCTAGCATCTCACCCTGATCCCCCGACAGAGGCACTCCTCGGAGGAGACACATGAGAGCCGTTGCCCAGCGCTGGGCCTCTGCACGATTCTCCTCATAAGTGGCCGCCCCGTCAGCCCGGAAGGTGCGAGTAGCTCTGTGCCTGCCCCCACGCCGGCCCCTTGGGTAGGTGTAGACACAGAAGTAGGCTGCCGTGTCTGAGGGGCTCCGGCtttgcagagtcccacagcctgAGACCTCGTGCAGAGGAACTAGGCCATCTCGGGGCCGGGCTTCTGGCTTTGGGAGCAACCGCTGTATGTGCAGGGCCTGCATCGTGAGGGTGAGGGCAAACCGTGGCCCGTGGGCTGGGTAGGAGCCAAACTCGCCATGCAGTATTGGAGTATTGGCAGCcattggcagtggtggtggcggaGCCATGACCTAGGCCCAGTCTCAAGCACTCCTAGACCCTTGGCTTATGGTCAGCTCCTGCTGCAGCttctgtggggagggaggaagacaatgGTTAGAATTCAAGATCCTAgcggggtggggctggggggtggcgcacacttttaatcccagcgctcaggaggcagaggcaggcgggtctttgtgagtttgaggccaaccaggtctgcagaggaagtccaggacagccaaggctacataagagaaaccctgtctgaaaaaacttaaaaacaaaacccacaaaaaacaaacaaaacactcaggagtcagaaacACAAGTTGGGGCTGCTCAGGGttaccttgtttcaaaaaaccatcCCACCCACAAAGAAACCACCACAAACCCATGCCAcccaggagacagaaaagaaagagaaagggaaagacacTAGATGACAGCAAGGGCTTGAGGGGCATGGGAGAGGCCGGGGAAGATAGAGCTGGGACGACGACGGTGTAGACCCACAGGCACAAAGAAGAAAGGGTCAGCACTGAAAAGCAGAGACACCCGAGGAGACCACAGCTTCTGAGGCACAGGCTGAGAAGACACTTAGAagtggccaggcggtggtggtggcccacacctttaatctcagcactcgggaggcagaggcaggtggatctctatgagtctgaggccagcctggtctacagagtgagttccaggacagctaaggctacacagagaaaccctgtctcgaaaaaccaccacctccaccaaccACCTTAAAAGTTCCTCACCCTAAACCAGGCGTGGGCCactacgcctttaatcccgggactctagaggcaggcaggtctctgtgagttcaatgctggtctgtgagttcgaggccagcctggcccacaaagctaatccaagatagccagggctacacagagaaaccctgtttccaaaaaccaaccccccccccccaaaaaaggttcCTCACCCCAATGAAGAAAGCCTGTTGCTTTCCTGTTTGttccaggagagaaagaagttgaCACACAAAAGTCAGGGGAGGCCACCTGTGAGAGCCTAAGGGAGTGGCCACGGACCTGTTTGTCTGGAAGTACTGAGCTGGGTGTCTGGCCTTCTCTCCCAGAAGAGAGTGAGCCAGGACTAATCTCCCACTAAGTGGAAGGTTCCAACCTGCTAACTGCTCACTTTTGGGCAGTCCAACCTAGTCTTCTGACTGGCCTGTCACCTTTCCCAGGGTCTCACAGCTGCCTAGGACACACCCCATGAATACTGTCCCTCAAGAtctacctctgacctctgccctgGGCCACTCCCTTAATGCCCAGGTAACTGCCCCACCCTCAAACCTGCAGAGGCTCCTATGGGGTCCGCAAATCAGACACCAGCACAGAGCCCTCCCTATACATTGAGGCCCTAGGCTGGGTCTCGGTCTCTCGAGACTGCAGAGCTGGGCCTCCATCCACAGGTTCCCGGCCAGCCTCTCAGTTTTCCAGGTTATCCTCGGCCCGTATCCGGACTCCCGGGCCGCAACGCAGCCCCAGGTCTGGGTCTCCAACCCAGGGGCAGACCTAGTTTCCGTTTCCAGATCCCACCAAGTGTTCCGCACCAGGCCTGAGTGTCCACTCCTCTGGGGTCACCCCGGAACCCTCAACCTGTACACACGCCATGTCCTCCCGGCAGCCCCTCCAGAGTCTGCACTACCACGGTCCCCATCAGAtctaggggtggggggaagggtgtGCGTCCGTCCAGCCAATGCCTGTGCGGAGTCCGAGCCGCACCAATGAGAGGACAGGAGGGTGGAGCCACTGCCTTCATAACTATGCGCCAGGGCCTGGCAGCCTAGTGAGGAAACTAGGCGGGGCCTTGCTAGGCCGCGCCCCATCATAAGTGAGGGCACACACGCAGCAGAGGAAAGGAACGTGGTCTAAGGCAAAGCTTAGCTCGCCATCTTTGTTGAGGTCAAAACAGGCCCATCCCAATGGaatctataaaaagaaaagggggcgGTGCTCTTCAACCGCAGAGACCAACTCTCTGGCGTAGGTGACAGGAAAGCTgagatagaaacaaagaaatggggTGAGTGAGGTAGTACAGCCTCTAATCCTaaaacttgggaggctgaggcagaagcatcagGAAGTGCAAAGTCCGCTTCTGAAACGACCCAACCTAGGTGGAGCCCATTCTGCCATGATAACCAGGTTATTATTAGTTTACAAACTGCCttagaggggggaggagggagattaACACCTGCCTGGGATACCATGGGACAAGACTGTTCCAGAAGGTAGCCTAAGGGAAGGAAAAGCTTTGGAAGcccagagaaactgagaaactgagCCCAGGGAAACAAGATGTTGAGGCAAAGCATGGTGACCAGATGAAACCAAAGAGCAAGGCAGGTGGGCAGCAGGAGACCTGCAGAATTGAGAGACAAGCccgcgcgtgcgcgcatgcgctcgtgtgtgtgtgtgtgtgtgtgtgtgtgtgtgtgtgtgtgtgtggaacgTACCTCCCCACGCGCTGGGCAAAACACTCTCCACCCATCACTCTCACTAGGCAGGGACAAAGCTTCCTAGAAGGAcgttaagtggagaagggagTCAGCTTTTTGCCAAACATGCCAAGAAGAGgacctcagccgggcgtggtggcacacgcctttaatctcagcacctgggaggcaggcagaggcaggtggactgctgagagttcgtggccagcctggtctacagagtgagtccaggacagccaaggctacacagagaaaccctgtctcggagaaagaaaagagagagagagagagagacctcagaGAAATGGACAACCTGTGGACACAGCCACTGAGCTCTgacaaaagaaaggcagaaaccCCAACCAAAGGGGCTGAGACCtcagcagagaaaggggaacaagaAATGCAAGTGCTAGCTCAGTCACGCCGAGTGACCCCGCCATGAGTAGCCTCGGCTGCTCTGAGAGAAAAGGACCGCTCACCCTGTCCTTAGGGGCGGTCTGAGGCCAGTGGCAGAAGAGGGCCTTGGCAGATGTCCTCACCCATGAGGTGTGACAGCCCTGGACTCTAGACCAGAGTGGGTCTCCACCTTCCTAAGGCTGCCCCCCTCGAGTACAGTCCCTCACGCTG encodes:
- the Sphk2 gene encoding sphingosine kinase 2; this encodes MAPPPPLPMAANTPILHGEFGSYPAHGPRFALTLTMQALHIQRLLPKPEARPRDGLVPLHEVSGCGTLQSRSPSDTAAYFCVYTYPRGRRGGRHRATRTFRADGAATYEENRAEAQRWATALMCLLRGVPLSGDQEITPQLLPRRSRLLILVNPFGGRRVAWQHCMEHVVPMISEAGLSFNLIQTERPNHARELVQGLNLKEWGGIVTVSGDGLLYEVLNGLLDRPDWEDAVRMPIGVLPCGSGNALAGAVNHYGGFEPAVGVDLLLNCSLLLCRGGSQPLDLLSVTLASGSRCFSFLSVAWGFLSDVDIHSERFRALGRARFTVGAVLGLATLHTYRGRLSYLPATTEPALPIPGHSLPRAKSELALAPVPAPAVTHSPLHRSVSDLPLPLPSLASPGSPEPLPTLNGGGPELTGDWVGAGDAPLSPDPLLPSSPNSPKTAQLSPITEGPPEKAASSGSPSPTLNAPEASTWGPADHLLPPLGSPLPQDWVTIEGEFVLLLAILPSHICADLVAAPHARFDDGLVHLCWVRSGISRAALLRILLAMEHGNHFSLGCPHLGYAAARAFRLEPLTPRGLLTVDGELVEYGPMQAQVHPRLATLLTGPAGQRPRT